A segment of the Tissierellales bacterium genome:
TATGAGGATCTTTCGCCCCTACATCGTGAGAATGATCATTTTCATCACCATGTTCTTCATGTACTTCTGCTTGGTGCTCGTCGTGCTCATGTTCGTCATGTACTTCTGTTTCGTGCTCGTCGTGCTCATGTTCGTCATGCATTTCTGTTTCGTGTTCGTCGTGCTCATGTTCATCATGTATTTCTGTTTCGTGTTCATGTGCATCCGCTTCACTAAAGTATCTAGCTGGGTATACTGCCTCTACCACATCATCTAGTGCTATCAACTTCATGTCTTTATTAAGTTCTTTGGCTTTTGGTTCTATTGCCGCCTCTGCTCCTACTCCTATAGTAAAGTAAATCTTCGCTTCACTAAATTTTTCCATCTGTTTTGGTGTTGGTTGATAGTTAGCAGGACTATTCCCTGGTGGAATCATAGTTACCACATCAACTAAATCTCCAGCAACTTCGCTTACAAAATTTGCTTCTGGAACTATTGATACTGCAATGATAGGCACTTCTTTTTCTAATTCTTTATCTATATCCACACTAGTTTTGTCTTCCTTATCTGCCGCGCAAGCTGTAAATAAAACGCTTGCCATCAAAACTATTCCTATTTTCTTCAAAAATTTCATCTTCAAATCCTCCTTAAATGAATTTCAAGTGTTCCGTATTTTATATAATCTATCAATTCTAATTGCAATTGATAAGCATTCGCATTTAATTATACCACTTATGTCAAGTAAAATCTTTACTTTTTATTGTCAATTTTTGTTATACCCCATTTTTTTACAGAAAAACAACTAGTCAGTTATTTTCAAAAACAAAAAACAACTTTGACACAGTAGTCCTACTGCGCAAAGTTGTCTTTGTGGAATGTGTTATTTTGTTAATTAACTT
Coding sequences within it:
- a CDS encoding zinc ABC transporter substrate-binding protein, whose translation is MKFLKKIGIVLMASVLFTACAADKEDKTSVDIDKELEKEVPIIAVSIVPEANFVSEVAGDLVDVVTMIPPGNSPANYQPTPKQMEKFSEAKIYFTIGVGAEAAIEPKAKELNKDMKLIALDDVVEAVYPARYFSEADAHEHETEIHDEHEHDEHETEMHDEHEHDEHETEVHDEHEHDEHQAEVHEEHGDENDHSHDVGAKDPHIWMSPKRVQVMVERIKDELISLDPDHKTAYETNASAYLEELKVLDEAILKKTENLTNRSFIVYHPALGYFADDYDFNMVTIESDGKKATVDQLAYVIDFAKENDIKAILYQNEFDPTQAQTVANEIGGKAIQIDPLAYEYVDQMTMLAKLVEEILK